The Ischnura elegans chromosome 1, ioIscEleg1.1, whole genome shotgun sequence genome contains a region encoding:
- the LOC124171006 gene encoding uncharacterized protein LOC124171006 translates to MVAGFCHSCDSTATAMARLDYVDLLLLMLLLIFGVRPSTGRGCNKTIRTSKIIGSPRLTISNKGKLIHCVYRLAPSTIDTQDIFEIAFRHFNIPTVSSEAPFDTCSPAAYLRIADAGRPPDQVGSYCGNLLSSFTTRASHNPSPRRFFLSPASFGPLVIEFHADGFGPETRFEAAISVLPRRLAIERHKELALPQPGSPVSNDKGYCDRIFLNCRGPCDIASPGYPGFYPRNVTCRHMVIYNETSEMGGRIVVGGQYFDVFDVGTPEVRRLQRGWRRRRSGEHSDEVAVDACPGDYVAVRDWLEGTSTSVEIARFCGKGLFPSVVARARSVIVEFHSSPHGSMDHDGFYLTVDIVRPSPRPRIGEVMPESECFWKFTAMKEGFQGEFHSPGHWYPPGTECTYLIEGKLGQKVRIYLSFFQAKGNTCDFDRLTLYDGGDLVGSYCTGERTSKKRLKGMVRDSSNNSKGKKAKHLPSYGNSLSPSEPYMSQSDVVRLVFHSEGGSFDGRQFVFTVSYAFLEEKSIGNQMLVDASGCQMLVRSEDGSSGPFSLLADRLPLLLATTTTSFNFDKNENESDRDKNGPMMADTRGSVDCYARFVGRASERVKLEFHKVTFGSNRSATITSCDSEDFPITDDVIYIMDGGHHHSSRPLGCIRASTFFDTHDHPFVFYSSVNEMRLRLQLHRISSSAHADLSIYRFEGLYHFQRADSGCGDSSEMSQSGHHGVIRFPPFLDATDSDDAEADGPLHCSWSIQVTPGRQAILKLQYFFLPSDCHLNKVTIRFFGDNSVAEGEVVLCRENATSLMEILPPDWGRPWPAGVERRYASIELWSQYSKAGIRFALRWSEIFPKKLIVARRMKKGGVVREEEEMRDNPDCDFECPDGISCLSSTAICDGSIDCPQTNFTGLPLDERCEGRSNPANGEVDVGATQWVLFVAPSIGVAFVVLLLALSVFMVIPKKQGSQSSLLRSSLKGPLK, encoded by the coding sequence GCTGTAATAAGACTATTCGGACCTCTAAGATAATCGGCAGCCCTCGTCTCACAATAAGCAACAAGGGAAAGCTGATCCACTGCGTATACCGCCTGGCGCCTTCCACAATCGACACACAAGACATCTTCGAGATCGCCTTCCGCCACTTCAACATTCCCACCGTCTCGTCCGAGGCCCCCTTCGACACCTGCTCACCCGCCGCATACCTGCGCATCGCCGACGCCGGACGACCGCCCGACCAAGTGGGCTCCTACTGCGGCAACCTGCTCTCTTCCTTCACCACTCGCGCATCGCACAATCCCAGTCCACGGCGCTTCTTCCTCTCGCCAGCGAGTTTCGGCCCCCTCGTCATCGAGTTCCACGCAGATGGGTTCGGCCCGGAGACCCGCTTCGAAGCCGCTATCTCGGTCTTACCGCGTCGTCTTGCCATCGAACGGCACAAAGAGCTCGCCCTCCCGCAACCAGGATCACCGGTGTCCAATGACAAAGGCTACTGCGACCGGATTTTCTTGAACTGCCGCGGGCCCTGCGACATAGCATCTCCGGGATACCCAGGGTTCTACCCGAGGAATGTGACCTGTCGCCACATGGTCATTTATAACGAGACGTCCGAGATGGGTGGGAGGATAGTGGTGGGTGGGCAGTATTTTGATGTGTTCGACGTCGGGACTCCTGAAGTCCGTCGTTTACAGAGGGGATGGCGGCGTAGGCGGAGCGGGGAACACTCAGATGAAGTCGCGGTGGATGCGTGCCCTGGTGATTACGTGGCAGTCAGGGATTGGCTGGAGGGCACTTCCACTTCGGTGGAGATCGCTAGGTTCTGTGGGAAGGGCCTTTTCCCGTCCGTGGTCGCTAGGGCCAGATCCGTCATTGTTGAGTTCCACTCGTCGCCGCATGGATCAATGGACCATGACGGATTTTACTTGACAGTGGACATCGTCAGGCCGAGTCCCCGACCTCGGATCGGCGAGGTCATGCCGGAATCCGAATGTTTCTGGAAGTTCACGGCGATGAAGGAAGGTTTCCAGGGCGAATTTCACTCTCCCGGCCACTGGTATCCTCCGGGTACTGAGTGCACTTACCTCATTGAGGGCAAGCTGGGGCAGAAAGTGCGCATATACTTGTCTTTCTTCCAAGCGAAAGGAAACACTTGTGATTTTGATCGCCTCACGCTTTACGACGGCGGCGATCTCGTGGGTTCGTATTGTACTGGTGAACGGACATCTAAGAAGAGACTGAAGGGGATGGTCAGGGATTCTTCGAACAATTCAAAGGGGAAAAAAGCGAAACATCTTCCCTCGTATGGAAATTCCCTCTCACCGTCAGAACCTTACATGTCCCAAAGTGATGTAGTGCGATTAGTGTTCCATAGTGAGGGTGGTTCTTTCGACGGGCGTCAGTTCGTTTTCACCGTGTCTTACGCGTTCTTGGAGGAGAAGAGCATAGGAAACCAAATGCTTGTAGATGCTAGTGGTTGCCAAATGTTGGTGCGAAGCGAGGACGGTAGTTCGGGTCCTTTCTCACTCTTGGCAGATAGGCTTCCGCTGCTTCTGGCGACCACAACCACCTCTTTCAACTTTGATAAAAACGAGAACGAAAGCGATAGAGATAAAAACGGCCCGATGATGGCAGATACGCGTGGCTCTGTCGACTGTTACGCCCGTTTTGTCGGTAGAGCGAGTGAGAGGGTTAAGCTTGAATTTCACAAAGTGACATTTGGTAGCAACAGGTCCGCCACCATCACTTCCTGCGACAGCGAGGACTTTCCTATCACGGATGACGTGATATATATAATGGACGGTGGTCATCACCATTCATCGAGGCCACTGGGATGCATAAGGGCATCCACATTCTTCGACACGCACGACCACCCGTTCGTGTTCTACTCCAGTGTGAACGAGATGCGACTCCGACTGCAGCTTCACCGGATCTCGTCTTCCGCACACGCAGATCTTTCTATCTACAGATTCGAGGGTCTTTATCACTTCCAAAGGGCCGATTCCGGCTGCGGAGACTCCTCCGAGATGTCTCAATCTGGACATCACGGAGTGATCAGATTCCCTCCGTTTTTGGATGCTACCGATTCCGACGACGCCGAAGCGGACGGACCCTTGCACTGTTCCTGGTCGATACAGGTCACTCCGGGAAGGCAAGCGATACTGAAGCTCCAGTACTTTTTCCTCCCATCGGACTGCCATCTGAACAAGGTAACGATCAGGTTCTTCGGCGACAACTCGGTGGCCGAGGGCGAAGTCGTACTCTGCAGGGAGAACGCCACTTCGCTGATGGAGATACTGCCGCCGGACTGGGGTCGGCCCTGGCCGGCGGGTGTGGAAAGGCGCTACGCCTCGATTGAGCTCTGGTCGCAGTATTCAAAGGCCGGAATCCGTTTCGCTTTGAGATGGAGCGAGATCTTTCCTAAGAAGTTGATCGTGGCGAGGCGGATGAAGAAAGGGGGCGTGGTCCGGGAGGAAGAGGAGATGCGTGACAACCCTGACTGTGATTTCGAGTGCCCAGACGGCATCTCTTGCCTCTCCTCGACGGCGATATGTGATGGGTCCATCGACTGCCCCCAGACGAACTTCACTGGACTCCCGCTGGACGAGCGTTGCGAAGGAAGGTCGAACCCTGCCAACGGAGAGGTGGATGTTGGAGCCACCCAGTGGGTTCTCTTCGTTGCCCCTTCTATCGGAGTGGCGTTCGTGGTCCTCTTGCTTGCGCTCTCTGTTTTCATGGTGATACCTAAAAAACAAGGATCACAAAGTTCGCTTCTGAGGTCCTCTCTCAAAGGTCCATTGAAGTGA